The following coding sequences lie in one Biomphalaria glabrata chromosome 18, xgBioGlab47.1, whole genome shotgun sequence genomic window:
- the LOC106057746 gene encoding uncharacterized protein LOC106057746 isoform X1 — protein MAGKIVTSFGCKKKMSEVQRRDSLKHLDTELTKRLYNGNHEMEVCDSEADLLSSYIGCTKNPEHASFIPVNNFSLEHLPAAFQEEDIVQVVKALAELTVRVRVNVTSLERPMYQPDSDVPYPFYNFRGRTLPRFGTGLVDNVTKYEMVPCPCQACRITEDPKEVWAEIEVFTASHVVFDESEASSTCCRLFYDYPGGDYVDVNDVKMWHSDVTKDKCRLTCLTHDEALIDRLLQTNAKRKILCRRVRDRYWNSRDDDKLTIIVSHPHGCQKMISVGEWRQRTDEDMYCMYTYNTATCPGSSGAYVYILGSVGWWYEYVHRGVNLEGTNFSGAGYDPDFRR, from the exons ATGGCAGGTAAAATAG TCACAAGTTtcggctgtaaaaaaaaaatgtcggaaGTTCAGAGACGAGACAGCCTCAAACACCTGGACACTGAGCTCACTAAGAGACTGTATAACG GTAATCATGAGATGGAGGTGTGTGACTCTGAGGCCGATTTACTCTCGTCTTATATTGGCTGTACGAAGAACCCCGAACACGCTTCGTTTATTCCCGTCAACAACTTCTCGCTCGAGCACCTTCCGGCAGCTTTTCAAGAGGAGGACATTGTCCAGGTGGTCAAGGCACTGGCCGAACTGACTGTGAGAGTCCGTGTTAATGTCACCAGCTTGGAGAGGCCCATGTACCAGCCGGACTCGGATGTACCTTATCCGTTCTATAACTTTCGAGGGAGGACACTGCCGAGGTTCGGTACGGGTTTGGTGGACAACGTGACCAAATACGAAATGGTACCTTGCCCTTGCCAAGCCTGTCGCATCACTGAGGACCCCAAAGAGGTCTGGGCGGAAATCGAGGTGTTCACCGCATCCCACGTGGTTTTCGACGAGTCGGAAGCCAGCTCCACCTGCTGTAGATTGTTTTACGATTATCCTGGCGGAGATTACGTCGACGTGAATGACGTCAAAATGTGGCACTCTGACGTCACCAAGGACAAATGCCGTCTGACGTGCCTCACTCACGACGAAGCCTTGATAGACCGACTCCTCCAGACAAACGCAAAAAGAAAGATCCTGTGCCGGCGCGTGCGGGACCGTTACTGGAACTCCCGCGACGATGATAAACTGACCATCATCGTGTCGCACCCCCACGGGTGCCAGAAGATGATCTCAGTTGGGGAGTGGCGTCAGAGGACCGACGAGGACATGTACTGCATGTATACCTACAACACAGCCACCTGCCCGGGAAGCAGTGGAGCCTACGTCTACATCCTAGGCAGCGTCGGTTGGTGGTACGAGTACGTACACAGGGGAGTGAACCTCGAGGGGACAAATTTCAGTGGCGCTGGTTACGACCCCGATTTCAGACGATAA
- the LOC106057746 gene encoding uncharacterized protein LOC106057746 isoform X2 → MSEVQRRDSLKHLDTELTKRLYNGNHEMEVCDSEADLLSSYIGCTKNPEHASFIPVNNFSLEHLPAAFQEEDIVQVVKALAELTVRVRVNVTSLERPMYQPDSDVPYPFYNFRGRTLPRFGTGLVDNVTKYEMVPCPCQACRITEDPKEVWAEIEVFTASHVVFDESEASSTCCRLFYDYPGGDYVDVNDVKMWHSDVTKDKCRLTCLTHDEALIDRLLQTNAKRKILCRRVRDRYWNSRDDDKLTIIVSHPHGCQKMISVGEWRQRTDEDMYCMYTYNTATCPGSSGAYVYILGSVGWWYEYVHRGVNLEGTNFSGAGYDPDFRR, encoded by the exons atgtcggaaGTTCAGAGACGAGACAGCCTCAAACACCTGGACACTGAGCTCACTAAGAGACTGTATAACG GTAATCATGAGATGGAGGTGTGTGACTCTGAGGCCGATTTACTCTCGTCTTATATTGGCTGTACGAAGAACCCCGAACACGCTTCGTTTATTCCCGTCAACAACTTCTCGCTCGAGCACCTTCCGGCAGCTTTTCAAGAGGAGGACATTGTCCAGGTGGTCAAGGCACTGGCCGAACTGACTGTGAGAGTCCGTGTTAATGTCACCAGCTTGGAGAGGCCCATGTACCAGCCGGACTCGGATGTACCTTATCCGTTCTATAACTTTCGAGGGAGGACACTGCCGAGGTTCGGTACGGGTTTGGTGGACAACGTGACCAAATACGAAATGGTACCTTGCCCTTGCCAAGCCTGTCGCATCACTGAGGACCCCAAAGAGGTCTGGGCGGAAATCGAGGTGTTCACCGCATCCCACGTGGTTTTCGACGAGTCGGAAGCCAGCTCCACCTGCTGTAGATTGTTTTACGATTATCCTGGCGGAGATTACGTCGACGTGAATGACGTCAAAATGTGGCACTCTGACGTCACCAAGGACAAATGCCGTCTGACGTGCCTCACTCACGACGAAGCCTTGATAGACCGACTCCTCCAGACAAACGCAAAAAGAAAGATCCTGTGCCGGCGCGTGCGGGACCGTTACTGGAACTCCCGCGACGATGATAAACTGACCATCATCGTGTCGCACCCCCACGGGTGCCAGAAGATGATCTCAGTTGGGGAGTGGCGTCAGAGGACCGACGAGGACATGTACTGCATGTATACCTACAACACAGCCACCTGCCCGGGAAGCAGTGGAGCCTACGTCTACATCCTAGGCAGCGTCGGTTGGTGGTACGAGTACGTACACAGGGGAGTGAACCTCGAGGGGACAAATTTCAGTGGCGCTGGTTACGACCCCGATTTCAGACGATAA